DNA from Brassica napus cultivar Da-Ae chromosome C4, Da-Ae, whole genome shotgun sequence:
AGGGGGTTTCCCGTCGGCACCGGCGGGACTTGAGCTCTGCACAGAGGACACGTGGACCGTTTCTCCAGCCACGGGTCGATGCAGTCGGCGTGGAAACAGTGGCTGCACGCCGTTAACCGCCTCATCTTCTCTCCCTCCGCCGCATCTTGAAGACAAATAGAACAGTACGGCGATGAGTCATCTTCCTCCGCCGTTCTCTTCCCCCATCTCCGGCGGCGAATGGTGAATGTACGGTAGCGGCGCCACGGACGGCCAGTGCCGGCTCAATAGGGAGTGCGGCCGGTGCGACCGCCCCGGGTCCGGTTCAAATCTTACAATATTAGGGGCCCTAATTATTTAATTAGCATATCTGATTTAGATTTAAACAGTATTAAAACGATGTATCATAATTTTTTCTAGTTAAATTATCAAATAGAATATACATGTTTGATGCTCGAGTCGAAATTTCAGGGAATTTTTACCAACgttaaaaaattaacttactATAGGAGCCTTAAAAATTTGTTTGCCCGAGGGCCCTTCTATATATTAAGCCGGCCCTGCGGACGGCTGGCGAGGAAACACGCCAATCTAAGGAAGAGACGGAGAGATAAGACGACGACGGAGGCCATAATGACGGATTCGCCGATCAACTGGG
Protein-coding regions in this window:
- the LOC111205034 gene encoding E3 ubiquitin-protein ligase EL5-like; the protein is MFLESVIRFSQLIGESVIMASVVVLSLRLFLRLACFLASRPWRRYRTFTIRRRRWGKRTAEEDDSSPYCSICLQDAAEGEKMRRLTACSHCFHADCIDPWLEKRSTCPLCRAQVPPVPTGNPLLALIVPPGVIELFTKGTFSSDA